In Bacillota bacterium, the genomic stretch AAAGGAATGATCCCCCCGATATCTTTACCCCTGTAAATAATTGTAACTGTTTTATTTTTTGACATCTATAACCTCAGAATATGGTAGAATATTTGTCAGTTACTACTCCTTTTCAAAAATAACTTTTCCTACTCTGTCAATATGTTCTTTCAGTTCTTTGTGCTCTAGATGCGAATAATCAACAATATCAAAAAAATACGGCAACGGCCCGTATTCTTCCAACACTGCATGAAGGCTCGATAATGTATCGAATGTTATTCTTTCACCACAGATAGCTATATCTACATCCGACCCCGGTTTATAATTCCCCTTGGCTCTTGAACCAAAAATCAAAGCCTTTTGTATCTCGGGAAATTTTTTAATTGCCTTAACAATATAATCCAAATCAGATTCACTTAAACCGTAGTTCATAATCCCTCCAACTTAAGGCAAAGCTCGTTAATAATTGAATAATATTTTTTTCTTATAAGCTCCTCGACTTC encodes the following:
- a CDS encoding nucleotidyltransferase domain-containing protein, with product MNYGLSESDLDYIVKAIKKFPEIQKALIFGSRAKGNYKPGSDVDIAICGERITFDTLSSLHAVLEEYGPLPYFFDIVDYSHLEHKELKEHIDRVGKVIFEKE